Proteins encoded within one genomic window of Kibdelosporangium phytohabitans:
- a CDS encoding NAD-dependent epimerase/dehydratase family protein, whose protein sequence is MRALVLGGAGFIGVHLTRRLLAEGHEVTVVDDFSRGRNDPDLAALDVPVISADLTDPESFDRLPHGWDQVYLLAAVVGVRNVEKDPGRVVHVNTMVVLNTLDWIKPEEKLFFASTSEVYAGGVSAGIVQVPTPETVPVMIDDVTAPRFAYAASKLLGEEAVVHMGRARGLSFVIGRFHNVYGPRMGADHVIPELSLRAARREDPFKVYGTDQYRAFCYVDDAVSAMLLSMDKVTGEIVHIGNDEETNIGDLTKLVLRIADHDPVLDVESAPAGSVARRCPDLTKLRALTGYEPAVPLEEGVRRTFEWYRGNA, encoded by the coding sequence GTGAGGGCGCTCGTGCTCGGCGGCGCCGGGTTCATCGGCGTGCACCTGACCAGGCGCTTGCTCGCCGAGGGGCACGAGGTCACCGTGGTCGACGATTTCTCCCGCGGCCGCAACGATCCCGACCTCGCCGCGCTGGACGTGCCGGTGATCTCGGCCGACCTCACCGACCCCGAGTCGTTCGACCGGCTCCCGCACGGCTGGGACCAGGTCTACCTGCTGGCCGCGGTCGTCGGCGTGCGCAACGTGGAGAAGGACCCCGGCCGGGTCGTGCACGTCAACACCATGGTCGTGCTGAACACCCTCGACTGGATCAAGCCGGAGGAGAAGCTGTTCTTCGCCTCCACCAGCGAGGTGTACGCGGGCGGTGTGAGCGCGGGGATCGTGCAGGTCCCGACGCCGGAGACGGTGCCGGTGATGATCGACGACGTGACGGCGCCGAGGTTCGCCTACGCGGCGAGCAAGCTGCTCGGCGAGGAAGCGGTCGTCCACATGGGACGTGCCAGGGGGCTGTCGTTCGTGATCGGCCGGTTCCACAACGTCTACGGGCCGCGGATGGGCGCGGACCACGTGATCCCGGAGCTGTCGCTGCGGGCCGCGCGCCGCGAGGACCCGTTCAAGGTCTACGGCACCGACCAGTACCGCGCGTTCTGCTACGTCGACGACGCCGTGTCGGCCATGCTGCTGTCGATGGACAAGGTCACCGGTGAGATCGTCCACATCGGAAACGACGAGGAGACCAACATCGGCGACCTGACCAAGCTGGTGTTGCGGATCGCCGACCACGACCCGGTGCTCGACGTGGAGAGCGCACCGGCCGGTTCGGTCGCGCGGCGCTGCCCGGACTTGACCAAGTTGCGCGCGCTCACCGGCTACGAGCCCGCTGTGCCGTTGGAAGAGGGAGTCAGGCGGACGTTCGAATGGTATCGCGGGAACGCGTGA
- a CDS encoding endo alpha-1,4 polygalactosaminidase — translation MTHPRGGPVAFYYGTDEIDRLAAFDRVVLQGEAYSEQDIASLVVRGVRPLCYLSLTEDTGPPAQWQRSESNPDWGGHFVHVGHPGWSEHVLGKAGEMRRRGFRGFFLDTLNIELTFPDDLPHLLTLVAAIRELTYPDYLLANRGFGLLPQLAELVDGVLFESFTSRWVDNGYAPWPPDVLDVHARYAEMLLGLDVEVFALDYADTPRLAQYAQERAARFGMPCFVSTRDLGTLPS, via the coding sequence GTGACCCATCCGCGTGGCGGGCCGGTCGCGTTCTACTACGGGACCGACGAGATCGACCGGCTCGCCGCGTTCGACCGTGTGGTGCTACAGGGCGAGGCGTATTCCGAACAGGACATCGCCTCGCTCGTGGTACGGGGTGTGCGGCCGTTGTGCTACCTCTCGCTGACCGAGGACACCGGGCCGCCCGCGCAGTGGCAGCGTTCGGAGAGCAACCCGGACTGGGGTGGGCATTTCGTCCACGTCGGACACCCGGGGTGGAGCGAGCACGTCCTCGGCAAGGCCGGTGAGATGCGCAGACGGGGGTTTCGCGGGTTCTTCCTCGACACGCTGAACATCGAGCTGACCTTCCCGGACGACCTGCCGCACCTGCTCACCCTGGTCGCGGCGATCAGGGAACTGACCTACCCGGACTACCTGCTGGCCAACCGGGGTTTCGGCCTGTTGCCGCAGTTGGCCGAGCTGGTCGACGGCGTGCTGTTCGAGTCGTTCACGTCCAGGTGGGTCGACAACGGCTACGCGCCGTGGCCGCCGGACGTGCTCGACGTGCACGCCCGGTACGCGGAAATGCTGCTCGGGCTGGACGTGGAGGTCTTCGCGCTCGACTACGCGGACACCCCGCGGCTGGCGCAGTACGCGCAGGAGAGGGCCGCCCGGTTCGGGATGCCGTGTTTCGTGAGCACTCGTGATCTGGGGACCTTGCCGTCGTGA
- a CDS encoding NAD-dependent epimerase/dehydratase family protein gives MKRVLLFGGSGFLGSKVVTELSRPEHDGLVALVQAGRRSALRHDLVNDDIGKLMTLLREVEPEVVVNCTGLLSGSAAELVSANALTTAHLLDAISAATPDARLVVLGSAGEYGVVPVGTPVAEDGPTVPVATYGITKLASTNMVVATDVDAVSLRVFNPIGPGIGADTVLGRAAASIRTALHHGENKIRLGPLDSYRDFVDVRDVAGAIAAVVLADEVPYRVMNVGSGVPVLIRDAVKLLAEVAGYTGEISEADPPVHRSGAVTWIAADITRITTALGWRPEHDLRSSIHALVSG, from the coding sequence ATGAAACGGGTGCTGCTCTTCGGTGGCAGTGGTTTCCTCGGCAGCAAGGTCGTCACCGAGCTCAGCCGTCCCGAACACGACGGCCTGGTCGCCCTCGTCCAGGCAGGTCGCCGGTCGGCGCTCCGGCACGACCTGGTCAACGACGACATCGGCAAGCTGATGACGTTGCTGCGGGAAGTCGAGCCAGAAGTCGTAGTCAACTGCACGGGTTTGTTATCCGGGTCCGCCGCGGAACTGGTGTCGGCCAACGCGCTCACGACCGCGCACCTGCTCGACGCGATCAGCGCTGCCACACCGGACGCGCGACTGGTCGTGCTCGGCTCGGCAGGTGAGTACGGCGTGGTCCCGGTCGGCACACCGGTGGCCGAGGACGGCCCGACTGTTCCCGTCGCGACCTACGGCATCACGAAGCTGGCCAGCACCAACATGGTTGTCGCAACCGATGTGGACGCGGTGTCGCTGCGCGTGTTCAACCCGATCGGGCCCGGCATCGGTGCGGACACGGTGCTCGGCCGTGCGGCGGCGAGCATCCGCACGGCGTTGCACCACGGCGAGAACAAGATCCGGCTCGGTCCGCTGGACTCGTACCGGGACTTCGTGGACGTCCGGGACGTGGCAGGCGCGATCGCCGCGGTCGTCCTCGCCGACGAGGTGCCCTACCGGGTGATGAACGTCGGCAGCGGCGTGCCCGTGCTGATCAGGGACGCGGTGAAGCTGCTCGCCGAGGTGGCCGGGTACACCGGCGAGATCTCCGAGGCCGACCCGCCGGTGCACCGGTCAGGGGCGGTCACGTGGATCGCTGCCGACATCACCCGGATCACCACCGCGTTGGGCTGGCGACCGGAACACGACCTGCGTTCCTCGATCCACGCCCTCGTGAGTGGTTAG
- a CDS encoding nucleotidyltransferase family protein — protein MHAVILAGGRGVRLRPYTTALPKPLVPIGEEYAILDIIMQQLRAQGFTRATLAIGHLGSLIQAFVGDGSRWGISVDYSEEEAPLSTIGPLLNFLDQLPENFLVMNGDVLTDLDYVGLLHHHTQTGAPLTIATYQRQVKIDFGTLETADGRIVRFVEKPTLAYGVSMGVYAMSRKTLAPYPRNVPFGLDELVLDLLAKDEAPAAYDFDGYWLDIGRPDDYDEANREFERLRPLLVPGSVV, from the coding sequence ATGCACGCGGTGATACTCGCTGGGGGGCGGGGAGTACGACTGCGGCCGTACACGACGGCGCTGCCGAAGCCGCTGGTGCCGATCGGTGAGGAGTACGCGATCCTCGACATCATCATGCAACAGCTGCGGGCGCAGGGCTTCACCCGTGCCACGCTGGCGATCGGCCACCTCGGGTCGCTGATCCAGGCCTTCGTCGGCGACGGCTCGCGGTGGGGCATCTCGGTGGACTACTCCGAGGAAGAGGCGCCGCTGTCGACGATCGGGCCGCTGCTGAACTTCCTCGACCAGCTGCCCGAGAACTTCCTGGTGATGAACGGTGACGTGCTGACCGACCTGGACTACGTGGGGCTGCTGCACCACCACACCCAGACGGGCGCGCCGCTGACCATCGCCACCTACCAGCGCCAGGTGAAGATCGACTTCGGCACGTTGGAGACGGCCGACGGCCGGATCGTGCGGTTCGTGGAGAAACCGACGCTCGCCTACGGCGTGAGCATGGGTGTGTACGCGATGTCCCGCAAGACACTCGCGCCCTACCCGCGCAACGTCCCCTTCGGACTCGACGAGCTCGTGCTCGACCTGCTCGCCAAGGACGAGGCGCCCGCGGCCTACGACTTCGACGGGTACTGGCTGGACATCGGGCGGCCGGACGACTACGACGAGGCCAACCGCGAGTTCGAACGACTGCGGCCGCTGCTGGTGCCGGGATCGGTGGTGTGA
- the pelF gene encoding GT4 family glycosyltransferase PelF: MTAPERLTLPKPTGPARRSLRVALISEGAYPFHPGGVSLWCDQLINGMPEHKFTAVALTVDGSERSTWPTPDNLARVVNLPLWGLQQQKRRKRRGFAAIHSAFLDALRPPGNPDALLAALPAMFEYAQKSDLSTAMVSNEAIDRLMALWTEPLSLRDALTASDLLEHMLRPLSYPPVEADICHLSMNGLSALVALGSKWTYGTPILMSEHGVYLRERYLGIVNEPTPHSVKVLLLSFFRALAGAAYRAADMLAPHSSYNRRWQLHNGADAGRMRTMYNGIDPADFPPVEHEPDRPTIVFVGRIDPLKDLHTLIRAFHVVRTEIPDAALRMFGPVTPVNEGYHASCVELIEQLGLTGAATFEGRVPRQIDAYHAGHLVALTSVSEGFPFTVVESMSAGRPQVCTNVGGVSEAVGDAGFVVPPRDHAAVARACVKLLTDTALRRKLGRVARQRVLENFTLQQWNDSYRGIYTELVTR, encoded by the coding sequence ATGACCGCACCCGAGCGCCTCACTCTGCCCAAGCCCACCGGACCGGCGCGGCGAAGTCTCCGCGTGGCGCTCATCTCGGAAGGTGCCTACCCGTTCCACCCCGGCGGTGTCAGCCTGTGGTGTGACCAGCTGATCAACGGCATGCCCGAGCACAAGTTCACCGCGGTCGCGTTGACCGTCGACGGGTCCGAACGCAGCACCTGGCCCACACCGGACAACCTGGCGCGGGTCGTGAATCTTCCGTTATGGGGCCTGCAACAGCAGAAACGGCGGAAGAGACGCGGTTTCGCCGCGATCCATTCGGCGTTCCTCGACGCACTCCGCCCGCCGGGCAACCCCGACGCGCTGCTGGCCGCGCTGCCCGCGATGTTCGAGTACGCCCAGAAATCCGATCTCAGCACGGCCATGGTGTCCAACGAGGCCATCGACCGGTTGATGGCACTGTGGACGGAGCCGCTCAGCCTGCGTGACGCGCTGACCGCGTCGGACCTGCTGGAGCACATGCTGCGGCCGCTGTCTTACCCGCCGGTCGAGGCCGACATCTGCCACCTGTCGATGAACGGGCTGAGCGCGCTGGTCGCGCTGGGTTCGAAGTGGACGTACGGCACACCGATCCTGATGTCCGAACACGGCGTGTACCTCAGGGAGCGCTACCTCGGCATCGTCAACGAGCCGACGCCGCACTCGGTGAAAGTGTTGCTGCTCAGCTTCTTCCGTGCGCTGGCGGGCGCCGCCTACCGCGCGGCGGACATGCTCGCGCCGCACTCCAGCTACAACCGTCGCTGGCAGTTGCACAACGGCGCGGACGCCGGCCGCATGCGCACGATGTACAACGGGATCGACCCGGCGGACTTCCCGCCGGTCGAGCACGAGCCGGACCGGCCGACGATCGTGTTCGTCGGCCGGATCGACCCGTTGAAGGACCTGCACACCCTGATCAGGGCGTTCCACGTGGTGCGCACGGAGATCCCGGACGCGGCGCTGCGGATGTTCGGGCCGGTCACCCCGGTCAACGAGGGCTACCACGCCAGCTGCGTCGAGTTGATCGAACAGCTGGGGCTGACCGGGGCGGCGACCTTCGAAGGCCGTGTGCCCCGGCAGATCGACGCGTACCACGCGGGCCACCTGGTCGCGCTGACCAGCGTGTCGGAGGGCTTCCCGTTCACCGTCGTCGAGTCGATGTCGGCCGGGCGGCCCCAGGTGTGCACGAACGTCGGCGGTGTCTCCGAGGCCGTCGGCGATGCCGGATTCGTTGTCCCGCCTCGTGACCACGCCGCTGTGGCGCGGGCGTGCGTGAAGCTGCTCACCGACACGGCGTTGCGGCGCAAGCTCGGCCGCGTCGCCAGGCAACGTGTTCTGGAGAACTTCACCTTGCAGCAGTGGAATGACAGCTACCGTGGCATCTACACCGAGCTGGTGACGCGGTGA
- a CDS encoding ATP-dependent helicase: MVTKSAPLLVRTPHRPRAGLTWDDAAVQLIEGGVGFCRVLGGPGTGKTTLLAHSAARRIADGADPENMVILTTNRRAAAALRTQITGLLADGGMPTARDPLVRTVHSYAFAVLRLQASLRDEPGPRLLSGPEQDSVFRDLLEGDLERGAAYWPKRLRPALTIPGFADELRDLLLRAAERGVGPDDLAELGKRYSRDEWVAAGRFGRQYEQVTLLAGAADTGVAQASGPALDAAELVDSALVAFETDDELLDRERARVRHLYVDDAQHLDPLQYQLVTTLAEGGGEFVLAGDPDQAIFSFRGADPRLLADADPDGFNTIVLTTGHRMSTQVREAVGRLAARLPGTGPQRQIKEGRGVPADGSVAVRLHPSAAAEANWVADQLRRAHLIDEVPWSEMAVVVRSATRAIPVLYRALAAAGVPVAIPTDEVPLAQQPAVRPFLALLGCAADPKALDADVTAMLLSSPLGGADPMALRRLRRGLRRLELAAGGDRSSDELLVEALDTYDKLAALEDAEAAPLRRVAALLAEARKAIADGAGVEQVLWGIWQGSGLERRWVAQTERGGTSGAQADRDLDAIVGLFHAAAKYADRLPGAGVARFADYLTAQQIAGDSLAAKAPTGESVALLTAHAAAGREWTVVAVPGVQEGAWPDLRLRGSLLGVEQMVDVLNGADPYEYVSMTAPILAEERRLFMVAASRARWRLLVSAIRGEEEQPSRFLGELAEFEDEELAFVSLSATRSLVLADLVGELRKVVCDGEESAPRRRRAARQLARLAEAGVPGAHPDSWYGLADMSSAAALREKTEPVKVSPSTVDVLAKCPLRWVVERHGGQDPVELHVVTGTLVHALAQAAAEGANERELRAQLDETWKQVDAGAPWYSKREKQRVHGMLDTFLSWLTGTRSQLTQVAIEHDVDVDLPQEEDGPRIRLRGRVDRLEADSDKRPVVIDIKSGKTPVSKDEAAQHPQLAVYQLAAAYGAFKQLGLDTDSGGARLVFVAKKDRKTGAAERVQDPVEGEAVQEWLTVVRKAAADSIGPDYEARENPDCSRCPARTSCPVHPAGRQVTE, encoded by the coding sequence GTGGTGACGAAGTCCGCGCCGCTGCTCGTCCGGACTCCGCACCGCCCTCGCGCGGGTTTGACCTGGGACGATGCGGCCGTCCAGCTGATCGAGGGCGGTGTCGGCTTTTGCCGCGTCCTCGGTGGGCCGGGGACCGGCAAGACGACCTTGCTGGCGCACAGCGCGGCACGGCGGATCGCGGACGGCGCCGACCCCGAGAACATGGTGATCCTCACCACCAACCGGCGAGCCGCCGCCGCGTTGCGGACGCAGATCACCGGTCTCCTCGCTGACGGTGGGATGCCGACCGCGCGTGATCCGCTTGTTCGCACGGTCCATTCCTACGCGTTCGCTGTGCTGAGGTTGCAGGCTTCGTTGCGGGACGAGCCGGGGCCGCGGTTGCTGAGCGGCCCGGAGCAGGACTCCGTCTTCCGGGATCTGCTGGAAGGCGACCTGGAGCGGGGCGCCGCCTACTGGCCGAAACGGCTGCGGCCCGCGCTGACCATCCCCGGTTTCGCCGACGAGTTGCGTGACCTGCTGCTGCGCGCGGCCGAGCGCGGGGTGGGGCCGGACGACCTGGCTGAGCTCGGCAAGCGGTACTCGCGTGACGAATGGGTCGCGGCCGGCCGGTTCGGCAGGCAGTACGAGCAGGTCACGTTGCTGGCAGGCGCGGCGGACACCGGTGTGGCGCAGGCGAGCGGGCCCGCGCTGGACGCGGCCGAACTGGTCGACAGCGCGCTCGTCGCGTTCGAGACCGATGACGAATTGCTCGACCGGGAACGCGCGCGCGTCCGGCACCTCTACGTCGACGACGCGCAGCACCTGGACCCGTTGCAGTACCAGCTCGTCACCACGCTGGCCGAGGGCGGCGGGGAGTTCGTCCTGGCCGGTGACCCGGATCAGGCGATCTTCTCCTTCCGCGGCGCGGATCCGCGGCTGCTGGCCGACGCGGATCCCGACGGGTTCAACACGATCGTGCTCACCACCGGCCACCGGATGTCCACCCAGGTCAGGGAAGCTGTCGGGCGCCTGGCCGCGCGGCTGCCGGGAACGGGGCCACAGCGGCAGATCAAGGAAGGCCGAGGTGTCCCGGCCGACGGCAGTGTGGCGGTGCGGCTGCATCCCTCCGCCGCGGCCGAGGCGAACTGGGTCGCCGACCAGTTGCGCCGCGCGCACCTGATCGACGAGGTGCCGTGGTCGGAGATGGCCGTGGTCGTCCGTTCGGCGACGCGGGCGATTCCCGTGCTGTACCGGGCATTGGCGGCGGCCGGCGTGCCTGTCGCGATCCCCACCGATGAGGTGCCGTTGGCGCAACAACCCGCTGTGCGGCCGTTCCTTGCGTTGCTCGGGTGTGCCGCCGACCCCAAGGCGTTGGACGCCGACGTGACGGCGATGCTGTTGTCGTCACCGCTCGGCGGCGCGGACCCGATGGCGTTGCGACGGTTGCGGCGCGGGTTGCGGCGTCTCGAGTTGGCCGCTGGCGGAGACCGTTCCAGCGATGAGTTGCTTGTTGAGGCGCTCGACACGTACGACAAGCTCGCCGCGTTGGAGGACGCCGAGGCCGCGCCGTTGCGCCGGGTCGCCGCGTTGCTCGCCGAGGCGCGCAAGGCGATCGCCGACGGCGCGGGTGTCGAGCAGGTGTTGTGGGGGATCTGGCAGGGCAGCGGACTCGAGCGGCGCTGGGTCGCGCAGACCGAACGCGGCGGAACCTCGGGCGCGCAGGCGGATCGCGACCTGGACGCGATCGTCGGGCTGTTCCACGCCGCGGCGAAGTACGCCGACCGGTTGCCCGGCGCCGGTGTCGCGCGGTTCGCCGATTACCTGACCGCGCAACAGATCGCGGGCGACAGTCTCGCCGCGAAGGCGCCGACAGGCGAGTCCGTCGCGTTGCTCACCGCGCACGCCGCCGCGGGCCGTGAGTGGACGGTCGTCGCCGTTCCGGGCGTGCAGGAAGGCGCGTGGCCGGACCTGCGGTTGCGTGGCTCGCTGTTGGGCGTCGAGCAGATGGTGGACGTCCTCAACGGCGCCGACCCGTACGAGTACGTGTCGATGACGGCGCCCATCCTGGCCGAGGAACGCCGGTTGTTCATGGTCGCCGCCAGCCGGGCGCGGTGGCGGCTGCTGGTCAGCGCGATCCGCGGGGAGGAGGAGCAGCCGTCCCGCTTCCTCGGTGAACTCGCCGAGTTCGAGGACGAGGAACTGGCGTTCGTCTCGTTGTCGGCCACCCGTTCGCTGGTCCTCGCCGACCTGGTCGGCGAACTGCGCAAAGTGGTGTGTGACGGCGAGGAGTCCGCGCCGCGCCGCCGCCGTGCCGCGCGGCAACTGGCCCGGCTGGCTGAGGCCGGTGTGCCGGGCGCGCACCCGGACTCCTGGTACGGCCTCGCGGACATGTCCAGCGCCGCCGCGTTGCGCGAGAAGACCGAGCCGGTCAAGGTCTCACCGTCCACAGTGGACGTTTTGGCCAAGTGCCCGCTGCGCTGGGTGGTCGAACGGCACGGCGGTCAGGACCCGGTCGAACTGCACGTGGTCACCGGCACGCTCGTGCACGCGCTGGCGCAGGCCGCGGCGGAGGGCGCGAACGAGCGGGAACTGCGTGCCCAGCTCGACGAGACGTGGAAGCAGGTCGACGCGGGCGCGCCCTGGTACTCCAAACGCGAGAAGCAACGCGTGCACGGGATGCTCGACACGTTCCTCAGCTGGCTGACCGGGACGCGTTCGCAGCTGACCCAGGTGGCGATCGAGCACGACGTGGACGTCGACCTGCCGCAGGAGGAGGACGGCCCGCGGATCAGGCTGCGCGGCCGGGTCGACCGGCTGGAGGCCGACTCGGACAAACGCCCGGTCGTGATCGACATCAAGAGCGGCAAGACACCGGTCAGCAAGGACGAGGCCGCCCAGCACCCCCAGCTCGCGGTGTACCAGCTGGCCGCCGCGTACGGCGCCTTCAAGCAACTGGGCCTCGACACGGACTCCGGCGGCGCGCGGCTGGTGTTCGTGGCGAAGAAGGACCGCAAGACCGGCGCGGCGGAACGGGTCCAGGACCCGGTCGAGGGCGAGGCCGTGCAGGAGTGGCTGACGGTGGTCCGCAAGGCGGCGGCCGACAGCATCGGCCCCGACTACGAGGCGCGCGAGAACCCCGACTGCTCCCGTTGCCCGGCCAGGACCAGCTGCCCGGTGCACCCGGCCGGACGGCAGGTCACGGAGTGA